ATTTTGCTAAATAATATTGATGTCATTTTGCATTCTTAGTGTAACTTTTTTTACTATAAATAAATGTTTGTAACATTGCTCCAACTCATAAAGAAATTGAAATAAAATATAAACCTAATCCATATCCATAAGTTCCAAATTCTTTTCCTTGAATATGAGTATTAATTTTCTGGGAAGCTTGGGCATCCGAAATAAAATAATTAGTTACTGACAATAGTTTAGATTTATAATCTGATCAATAAACTTTTTTCAACATCTTTTTTGTCCGGAATTGGTCCTAAATTAGGCAACATAATTTCAAAAGCCTTTGGTAATAATTCAACAAAAGTCATACTTTTGTTGATTCCTACGGACTCAAATTTAACAAATTCATCGTATTTAATATGATGGAACATTAACACTACTGAGTTATATAATTCTTCATTATCTTTTTTTAACTTTTGCAAAGCATTGTATAAGTTTGTTGAAATTGGTTGACCACTAGCATCTTGACAAACTGTCGTATTATTAGTACCATCACAATCATAACTATTAATACCATTAACTATATTCATAATAAAGTTTTGAATATTATAAGGAATAATATAATACTCTCCAAAGTGTTGACCCTGATCTTGGCGGGCACTTAATCAAAATAATGCTTCGGGTGAAATTGTGGTTAACACACTCGTTGCAATTCCCCCAAACGTACTTTTTAACATGTTCATAATATTTCCAATCATAAAACTATGTTCATAAGTAGCTCATAAATTTATCTTATTATCCTTAAAGAAATCCATTGCCTTATAAAGATTATCCTCTTCATTAGCAGCAAAAATTGAAGTTCCAATTAAACTTAAACCACGCATTAATTTATAAGTATTTAACGTATAGTTTTGCGGAATGTTTAATTGTACTCATTATTTTGATTGTGGTGAAAAATAAGCATCATTACCACTTAAATAATTGATATTAGTACTAATATCCCCAACACTTTTAGTAATTTGTTTAGTTGCTGGATTATAAGCAGAACCATTGGTCATAATATCATCAACTAAAGAAGCATAACGATAATTTAATTCATAAACGGTTTTATCAAAACCTCCTGTTTCAAACCATTGCTTAGCTAAACCACCACATTCCGAAGAATTTTTGGCATTATCAAAATATGATACTTCTTTTGCATCATCAATAAACTCATTTCCACCCTTAATAGTACTAATATACGCAAAACAACTAGGGGCATCACGATTAACAATTGCCACTGGTACTTGGTCAATTCGGGAAATTGGATCTCATACTCCCGTAATACAAATAATTCCATAAATAAAAGACATAAAACAAATTAAGAAAAATCTTAGTAAGTGTTTTTTACTTTTAGCAATCGAATTAAATAATTCCGTCTTTAAAACAGTCCCGAAGGTTAGTCGGGTATATTTTTGAACTTCAGTGCTAGCTGCCTTATCCTCATTGGGCACACTAAAGTCATCTTTATTTTTGTTGTCCATATTTTAATTAACTCCCATCAAAAATGCTACTTTTAAAGTATATCATATATAAAATTTAGATTAAATATTCTACATTAAAAAATATAAAAAGCAACAAAATTAAAATTATTTTTTTAAAAAATCCTAAATTTTTGCCATAATATTGTAAAAAAGATAATAAAAAAATCATAGTATTCACTATGATTTTGATGACTTAATTCCTAATAACTTGTCAACAACATCTTCTAGTCCGGCGTAACTAATAGCAAATTTGGTAGCTGCACCATTTTGTTTTAATAATCCGCGATATTGAGTCTGAATTTCAGTTTTTTTTTTTTTTTTAAAATCTTCCATTAAGCGAGCTGCAAAATTTAACGGTGTTCCATTAATAATGCTAATCCCTGCTCAGTCTTTATGATAGGGTGTATCATCAGATGTCCCCCATGTTTTTCCTAATGCATAAGTCGGATTATTACGAATCATGTTTAAAATTTCAAAGGCTGCCTTACGAATAGTTTTTAGAGCACTCGTAATAAAACGCTGGTGATACTTTTCATATAATTTTGCTTGGTCAACATCAACTCCCACCACATAAGCATTGGTATTTTCTAAAACATCCAATGTTTGGGGTCCTGCCACCGGGAAAATAACATCCGCTTTACTAGCTAAACTTTTTGCTAAGGTAACCCCATCGCCCTTACTAAAACTACTTGTAAATCATGCACTATCATCTTTACCATTCGTTCCGACTGCAGGTGGTGTTGTTTGGGCAAATTCAATTTTTTCTAATTTTTGATCTTGTCCCGTGATAATTTTCATATAATTCTCAATATTATATAGCGATGGTTTTACTAGTTGTAAGTCTTTATTAGCCGGGTCCACAATTTTATTAAAAGTTTTCAACCCTGCTAAAAATCCTCACATATAATTAGTAACTGAACCAGCAAAATCAAAACCACCAAAAGTAGCCGCCGATAATTTTCCATCGCCATTAACATCACCTTGTTTTTTAAAAGCATTCAAATAAATCCCGACTGCTAAGCCAGCATAAAATCCTGAGTTTTGACTATCAAAAGTTGTCCCTGCAATTTTACTATAACCGCCATCTTCATTCTTAACTGCTTCTGCGGCACTATCTAAGAAAACAATTCCTTTAAAATTTGAATAATTTTGGGCCTGATGATTTAACCATCCGGCCGTTGCGGCATGTTTAAATCCAGCAATGGCAATATATTCAGCACCCGAACTTAAAGCTACTTGATATGCTTGTTTAAAGTCATCCGTTAAAGGGTCAACTCCTCCACTCGTATTTTTTGTTTCAATAAAAGATGCTTTACGATTAAAGGCATTTCTTGCAAAATCATCCGCACCTTCTAATGCCGATTGATTAAATGAATGATCATTCACCGTTCCTCCGTCAGTTACGACCCAAACTTTTGAAGTTTTTTGGTTGCTGTTATCACAAGCAATAGTTGTTGCAATTGGTAAACTTGCTAAATTTAGTACACAAAAAAAACTAATTAATTTCCTCATCTATATGTTCCACCTTGTTCAAATTAATTTTTAATACAGTCCAAAAAATTATACCACATTTTTAAGTTTCTCATTAACAAAAAAATAGCTCCATTATTATCCTTTATTTTAACCATTTTTGAAATTTTAGTCCTAATTTATCTAAAGAAGTCCCTAGTAAATGAACAATCGGACCAAAGGCAAAAATGAACGCCATTGTTCCTAAGTTAATATAGTTCAAAAAGAACTTTCCTTTTAAATCCCAACTAATAGTTGTTGTTACCAAGGTAATGATAACCCCTGGAATTAAAATACAAAAGTCTAAGAAAATTCGCGCATTAATATATTTTCACTTACTCATTTTTTGAAAGTTAGAACAAATTGAATTATAAGGACCTAAAAAAATATTTGATTTTAATCAAATGGCATCCCCAAGAGCATTTAATAAAAATCCCCCAAAGAAAATTCACATTCGAATTGTATAATCACTATTTTTAATTTTATTAGCAAGCGCTGGAGTGATATATAATTCATGCATTTGTAACATAAATGGTTCTAACAAGACAATAACAAGATCCATCATTAATACCCACCACAAAATATTAAATTCATGTTTATTTTTAGTAACTTGATATTTACGATAAGCACTAACACTAGCAAATCCAATTGAAAACAACATTAGGATAAAAAAATAACATCCTAACACAATTCAATGGACTGTTCCATTAGAAACTGTCGTATCCAAGGTTCCATCCGTGTAAATTCCTTTTCAAACCATTAAAACTGAATAAATGGTAAAGTCAAGGTGCATTACCCCAACCGCTGTTGGTAAATATAAACTTAACCCAATTGTAAAAAGATATAATCCAATCAGGAATAGGAAAATTTTAATACTAATTTTTTTTCAACTTATTTGTTGTTTTAAATTGACTAACATAATATCTCACCTTTCCATTGTTTTTAGAAAATAGCTAACCTTTTGATTCAAAAACAAAAAAGACAAATATTAAATATTTGCTAAAAAATATCAAAAAGTAAAACTAAATAATTATTTTAATAATTGTGAAAAATAAGAAATTGCAACAGTCGCAAAAAGAAAAATAAAATGGAAATAATGCATAATATTTCTATGCTCTTTACTCACGATAATGGTCATTTTCTCCCTGCTTTCTAAATCTAATCATTATATTATATCAACAATTTTAAAAAAATAATTAAAAATATGATAAAACTATATAAAGAATATTAAATATTGAGTAAAAGGATAAACTATATGACAAAAATCGAAGAATGAAGTAATGAAAAATTAGTAAGTTTATCTAAAAATATCACAGATGAAAAAACCAAAAAAATTCTTAATGAATTGATTACCCTAAAATTAAACTTTGCGACAATTGAACGGTTATTAAGATTTAAAAAGGGCTTATCATGGGAACAAAAAAAATTAATCTTACATATTACTAAAGAATACAGTAATTCCCCAACAAAAGAATTACCGCTAATTCTTGCAGAACAGGAAAGTGTACCAACAAAAAAAGAGTTAATAAAACCATCGGCCAAAAAACCAGTGCGCAAGGATAATCCAAAACCTACTTTTCAACAAAAAACACCGGTAAGCAAGCAAAACCCAGAACCAATCGTTAAAACAGAAAATATTACAAAGCAAACAATCCCTTTAACTAAAAAACCAAAAACCACTAATACTAATCAGAAAGTAGCTCCCAGCCGGTGAGATAAACTAAAAGTAGAACCAAATAATTCGGAGACAAAAATTCTTAAAATTAAAACTTCCACAGTAACTCATAAAACAATTAATATCTATCATTTAGATGACAATGAACTTAATTTAAAATTGCGAGAAATTAAAAATTATAACCAAGACACAATTGCGGTTGTTAACAAAAATGATACTTTAATTAACTCTGCTAGTTTCTTACCTTCTTTTACGAAAGAAAATCGCTTTAGTTTAAACTGATTTGTTAAAACTAATTATAAAACATGAAATAAAATAAAATAAAAAGTCAATTTATTATTAATTGACTTTTTATTAATATTATTTACTAATTTTTTTAATTAAAGTTTTAATTTTTTCGTTAAAAGCTTGGTAAACATCCGATAAACTTTTTTTAGCCACCATTGCCCCAATCATTCATGAAATTAATTCGGCAATTGTAATAATTTCTAAGCCCTCAAAACGGTGCTCTTCAGGAATATCAATAGTATTAGTTACAATAACTTTTTTCGCATATCCTTCTTTAATTAATTCAGTTAAGCGATCTCGCGCAGGGTTTGAAAAAACCCCATGGCAAGCTAATAAATAGACATCTTTTGCCCCATGTTGTTTTAGTGCTTTCGCAGCATTGCAAATTGTGCCCGCTGTGTCGATCATATCATCAACAATAAAACAAACCTTATCTTTAACATCCCCTAAGACAAACTGCACTTCACTAACATTAGGTTTTGGTCTTCGCTTGTCAATAACCGCAATATTGGTTGCCAAATTACCAAGACGATCAGCAATTTCACGGGCACGTACTAATCCCCCGTGGTCTGGTGACACAATTGTAATTTCTTCTTTAATATTATCTTCTTGAATTTTACGAATAATGGTACGCGCCATTTCTTGGGTCGTACGTAAATCATCAACTGGGACATCAAAGAACCCCATTGATTGGGGAGAATGTAAATCAACAGTCATTACTCGGTTGGCACCGGCTGTTGTAATTAAGTTAGCTACTAATTTACAAGTGATTGGTTGGCGACCACGGGCTTTCCGATCTTGACGCGCATAACCAAAATATGGAATAATAACATTAATAGTTTGGGCACTTCCTCTTTTTAACGCATCAATGGCAATTAATAATTCCATCAAATTTTCATTAACCGGATTGGATGTTGACTGAATGATATAAACATCTTTCCCCCGTACTGAGTTAACAGCCCTTGTTAAAATTTCCCCGTCCGCAAAGCGGTTAATTTCCATTTCTTCTTTTTTAATACCTAATAACTTACAAATTTCATCGGCTAGTTTATCCCCGGCTGTTAATCCATAAATACTATAGTTTTTTTCTTCCATTATCATTTCTTCTTTCTATTCCTTATTATATCCATCTAACATAATGTGTTTTATAATTATATTATAAATAATATTCCTAAATAGTAAACAATGTTTTTTAAATACTTAAATAATGTTATAATTAAAAAAATGGGGTGGTATGATGGATCTAAATGAAAAAGCAAAAGAAATAATTCAAAATCTTCGTCCTTATATTAATCAAGATGGCGGGGATATTGAATTTGTTGAAGTGAAGAATAATATTGTCTATGTTCGCCTAGCTGGCGCATGTATTGGCTGTGGTTTAATTGACAGTACCATTAAAGATGGAGTTGAACAAATTGTCAAAGAAGAACTCAAAGAAATTGAAGCCGTAGAAGTTATTATGTAACTTCTTTTTATTTTGCTAAGTAGCATCTTTTCTTAATCATTCAGTTAAACTAACATCCTGATCATATTCTTGCTCGGTTAAGTTTGCTGCTAAGATTTGCCGAGCAAAATTATAATTTTGCCGACTAAAATATTCCCCACTAATATGTTTAATGGTAAAGAATACAAAAACCATTAATAATAAACATACTCCGGCGCAAACAGCAAAAATAATCATCACTAAATTATGGAGGTGACTAAGATCATAAGAATCATTTGTTACCACTGGTAAATTTCAATTAAGAGTGATATTTTTAAACGGTCCTACTTGGGCATTACTAATTGCCCGTTGCACAAATTGTGCCCCAAATGTAGTTAATGCATTTAAAGCTGAAAAACAACCGGTTACCGGACGGCGACTAACCCGGTAGTTTCAAACCATTGATAATGAAAATAAAATTACAAAAATAATACCAAACGCCAAGACACTTAATAATTGGCAAGTAATTCATAATTCAGGAATCTTCGTAAAAGCAACTACTAAAAAATATATTATTCAAATAGTAAAAGCTCCGAAAATTGTATTACGAATCCCTCATTTTTTAACAATAACTGGATAAAGGAGGATCCCGGCGATAATTTGGGGAATTCACCAGAATTCCTGGGTTAAATGTAAATATTTATTTATATAGGTAAGATTCTGATAAATTTCTCAAGTTTGTTGAGCTAATAAGAAATTGTAAAAATCACCCTGGGCAAATTCTCGCATTACCCCCACAAAAAATAAAATTACCAAAATACCACTAACTTTTCACCAGGAAAACTTACTAGCTAATTTTAATTGTTGGCTATTAAATGCTCCAATATATTCTTTCCGTTCCTTTAGTTTAAAACAACAAACAAAAGAAATTAGAATAAACCCTAAAATTAAACCAAACAAAATATAATAATCCACTTCATAATTTTTGTTAACACTCTTTAAAAAGTTCAAAATATTTAACCCAGTAAAATTAGCAATAATTACCACCGGAAATAATAATGCGACTGTTAAAAATGAATTAGTCCGGTATAAATAAACTTCATTAAAACATAAGTATCAAATTGAATTTGAAGCAATGCCAATCCCAAAACATAACGCACAAATAATAAAAATAGTTTGGTTGTGGGGAATGGCAAGCGCTAAAATAATGCCGAGGATAATTGTGAAATATGATAGTCAAAACCAAAAACGTCGAGTTAATAAACCAGTAATCCACGAAGCAGGAATAAAAAAGATTGTTGCATAGAAACTTGCACTAACTCCGACTAAAATTCCTAAGTTTTTTCAATTAATATTAGCAGTAAATAAAATGAAATTATAATTTAAATTTAAAATTGCAGATAATGTTAATCAAAAAAAGAAATGTTGAATAATAAAAAACCATTGTTTTTTAGTTTTAAAATGTCTTTTGACTAATAAGAGCACATATAAAACAATTACAACAATAGTTAACAATGGATATAAAATCAAACTATCTCAATCTTGCATAATTACCCCACTTTATAATTCTTTAATAATTATATGATAATTATTCCAAAATTATCCGAGATTTTAATAATTATCTAATTTGGCAACTCGTTTGGCATGACGGCCAGCATCAAATTGGGCATCAAGGAACTCTTGGACAATTCATATTGCCTTATGGTTTGCAAGTAAACGAGCTCCTAAGGCTAGCACATTCGCATTATTATGTTCCCGAACTAGTTTCGCAACAGTTGTTTCATTACACAATGCTGCTCGAATTCCTTTAACTTTATTAGCAGCAATTGAAATTCCAACTCCCGTTCCACAAATAACAATTCCCAAATCCGCAGCTTTATTAACTACTAATTCCCCAACTTTGAAACCATAATCTGGATAGTCAACTGACTCAGAAGTATCAGTTCCAATGTTAATTACTTCATAACCATTATCTTCTAAATATTCAACAATTACATTTTTCATCTCCACCCCAGTATGGTCATTTCCAATGGCAATTTTCATGTTTCTTCACCTTCCTTATGTTTTAACTATAACATACTTTCTTTTTAAAATTAAAAACCTAACCTTAATTAATCACAAAAATTATTTAAAATAATTGTAGCATATTCAACACGAGTTAGTTTTTGATCAGCATACTGTAATAATAAATCCGCACACTGATTATAAATTTGGTGTTCACTCATTTTAAAATGAATATATTGTTCATTTTTAATATATCATAATTTTAAACATTGAATAATAAAATTAAACTTCACAATTAGTTTTAAATTACTTAGCGCCCGGTTTTTTTGGGCATCATACATATATGAAATTAAACGATCATAAACATTCTTTTTATCTTGCGTTTTCAAATTAAATTCCGCAATAATCGGATTGCCAATATATTGGTTAAAAATCGTTTTAATAACTTCTTGATCTTGTAAATTAATAAATTCAATGGGGATTTCTGTTTTTTCCACAAATTGCAAATAAGTTTTAATATTATTAATTAAGATATCATCATCAATTGATTTTGGTAACACTCACCGGTGGGTATTATGTAAAATAATTGTTAAATAATGTTTTAACTTGTTAATAATTAATTGCCTTAAAACCTTGGCAAAATTTAATAAAGTTCGATCATCACGATAAACGTCATTATTACAACTAATTTGCAACGCAAAATCAAAGTCAAAATATTTCATTTGCTTATTAATAATTCAGGCATCCGAATATAAGCTACCCTTTACCTTGGGAACTGTTAAAATTCTAAATAATTTCATATATTTTGATAATTCCGGATATTGGTGAATCTCTTCTAAAAACCGATCAATAATATTTTTGCGAATAAAAGTTTTATAAGTGTGCTTAATTTTGATCACAATTGGCTTTCAATTTTTTGTCATTGCTAAAATTGAATCAATAATTTTTTTCTTTTCCATTTTCTTAACTCCATTAAAATATCTATCTTATTTTCATAAATTTCTCATTTATATTATTCTTAGAAATAAAAAATATTATTTTTCATTTAATATCTCTAGTAATTTTTGAGGACTCATTGGTGTTACAGTTACAATTAAATTATTATACTTATTAATAACTACATATAGATTATTTTTAAAGTCATCTAATTTAATATAAAAATTTCGTGTGGTTTCAATTCGATCAGTCGAATTATCAATCATTTTAATAATCTTTTCCTTAATAATTCATTCATCCATTGCTTTAAAATCAGCAATGCGTTCTTTAATTCGTTGCAAACCATGATATGAAAAATTAAAGTTATGTTGATAATAATAGCCCATGTTAAAAACCTCACTTACTCTTTATATCCATTGTAATTATATATT
The sequence above is drawn from the Spiroplasma eriocheiris genome and encodes:
- a CDS encoding NifU family protein gives rise to the protein MMDLNEKAKEIIQNLRPYINQDGGDIEFVEVKNNIVYVRLAGACIGCGLIDSTIKDGVEQIVKEELKEIEAVEVIM
- the rpiB gene encoding ribose 5-phosphate isomerase B, with protein sequence MKIAIGNDHTGVEMKNVIVEYLEDNGYEVINIGTDTSESVDYPDYGFKVGELVVNKAADLGIVICGTGVGISIAANKVKGIRAALCNETTVAKLVREHNNANVLALGARLLANHKAIWIVQEFLDAQFDAGRHAKRVAKLDNY
- a CDS encoding SPE_1075/MLC_0560 family membrane protein encodes the protein MLVNLKQQISWKKISIKIFLFLIGLYLFTIGLSLYLPTAVGVMHLDFTIYSVLMVWKGIYTDGTLDTTVSNGTVHWIVLGCYFFILMLFSIGFASVSAYRKYQVTKNKHEFNILWWVLMMDLVIVLLEPFMLQMHELYITPALANKIKNSDYTIRMWIFFGGFLLNALGDAIWLKSNIFLGPYNSICSNFQKMSKWKYINARIFLDFCILIPGVIITLVTTTISWDLKGKFFLNYINLGTMAFIFAFGPIVHLLGTSLDKLGLKFQKWLK
- a CDS encoding ribose-phosphate diphosphokinase, with protein sequence MEEKNYSIYGLTAGDKLADEICKLLGIKKEEMEINRFADGEILTRAVNSVRGKDVYIIQSTSNPVNENLMELLIAIDALKRGSAQTINVIIPYFGYARQDRKARGRQPITCKLVANLITTAGANRVMTVDLHSPQSMGFFDVPVDDLRTTQEMARTIIRKIQEDNIKEEITIVSPDHGGLVRAREIADRLGNLATNIAVIDKRRPKPNVSEVQFVLGDVKDKVCFIVDDMIDTAGTICNAAKALKQHGAKDVYLLACHGVFSNPARDRLTELIKEGYAKKVIVTNTIDIPEEHRFEGLEIITIAELISWMIGAMVAKKSLSDVYQAFNEKIKTLIKKISK